GCTCGTTTTAAAAGTTCAGGCACTGAGAATTCTTTCTCTGCAAGATGCCTCTTCACCCCATGAATCAAACCATCCATTCCCCTATGAACCTTTCGAGGAATGGGCACTTGTACTTTGAATCTATCTTCAAACGGTAAACTCATAACTGATATCTCTTCTGCATGAACTGCCTGAAATACAGAACAAACCTTACGGCAAGAGAGCGAGGAGCCATCTCAATACAAACGCTTCCTGTTCGTCCACCCGGAACACTGACTCCCTTAAACATATCTAAATCGGTCTTGAGTAAATAAAAAGGCTCAGCGGCAAGCAACCCTGAATTATCCGCAGAAGAAAGAGGAATATCTCCACCGCCACGCCAACCGAGCGCAACTGAAGGAAGTTCTTCATGGTAATGAGCTTGTAAATCCCAACTGAAAGCAGCTATATTTTGCAAACCTGCTCCCTTTACATGAACCTCCATCCCCTTTATTTTCCCGTCAAAAAGAGTCGAAGCATCTTCCTGAGAAATCACGGCCATAAAATGAAACTCATCTTCAGAAACAATACGTCCGAAATCATGTCCCTTTGCCACCCACTGCCCTTGTAATTTTTCGGCATCAGGAAGAATCCACAGCCCGTCTTGATCAGCACAAATGGTTAACCCGCTCTTGCGCGTTTCAAGCTGTGTTAGCAATTGAAGAAGCGCCTCCCTGCGTTTATGAACCGGATCTCTATCCAATCCCATTCGGCTTAGAGTCTGTTGTCTGAGAATTGAAATTTGACGCAGTTGCGCTTTCGCCTTGCGTATTTCGAAATCAAGGGTCGGATTATTCTGTATTAGCAGCACCTGCCCTTTAAAAACTATGGCTCCCGGATCAGCTTTAAACTCATCAACAGCGCCGGCAACTTCAGCTATAACATTATTTATATCACGTGATTCAACAACACCAGGGGCCACAATGTCATACGGTAACGGTACAAGAAAAATAAAGATCGCAACTACACCAAAAACTACTCCTGATTTAAGTAACACCCAGCCCCGAACACCTCGTAATGAAGGACTTCTAAATAAATATTTGATGAAATTAATTATAGGTTTGAGGAAACTGGATATAACCATCGCCCCCCCTACCAAAAGACCAATAATAAAATAATTATCCGCTAAAAACATACTGATACCGAGAACTAAAAAGACCTTATAAATTGAACTCGCCACCCCGTAAAAAGCCAGCCAGAACCCTTCCTGCGAACTCCTATTTTTGAATCGAACACCACGTACACTGAATAAATATTTTTCACTGAGTTGCAGAATGTGTTCCCGGCTGCGTTGATAAATGTTGGGCATCTCCAGCAAATCTACTAAAATATAGTAACCATCAAAGCGCATGAGCGGATTGGCATTAAAGAGCAAAGTGGAAACCGTTGCTGTAAACATCATATTGAAAGCAATGGTATGCACAATACCCGGCGGGGACCATGCCCAGATCATACAGCAAATCGACCCCATAAAGAGTTCAACTAGAATCCCTGCGGAGCTAACTAAAACACGCTGCCATTTGCTACCCATGGACCAAGAAGAAGTAGCGTCCACATATGGCAAGGGGGCAAAGAACAGAAACATTATGCCAACTGAAGTAACATTTCCGCCAAACCTTTTACACATGGCGGCATGCCCTGTTTCATGAAAAATTTTGAGGAGAACTAGGCCCGCATATAAGGGCAGTATATTACTCGGGGCAAGGATAGAGGACGCGCTGTAACCTATTTCACTCGCATTTTGGAGCGCCACAAATATTCCGCAGAGCACCACCACGAACCAAATCAATGCTCCGAAGAGACTGATCAGAACATTCCAGAGCGGACTAAGATAAGTAAGCAACTTTTCCGGGTTAAAAAGACCAAAACGAATAAATAGAATGTTCATCCATTTTTGGCGTCTAGCTTTGCGCTCTTTTTCATCACCTTGATCAAAAAGTTTCTGAGTATCCACTTCTTCATCAAAATGAATAAGGTTGGCTTGAGAAAGCTCCACCAGCAAGGAAATAACATCTTCCTGTCCCGGCCCGAATTCAGGGTCGTCCTCAAGAGCTTTAAGCCATACTTCTTCAATGGTCTTATTAAAATCAAGCCTAGTAAGAAAATCATAATATGCAGGAGTCAAACGGAAAAAATTTCCTGTATATGGATCATGAACAACGTACCAGTCTTCCCCGCGGTAATGCTGCCTGCGGACGCCTACAGTTGCTCGCAAGGCTGCTCGAACATTCGCAACTCTATGCCAATTTTCACTAAATGTTTTACCCATGATGCACTAAATCCAAAACTGCAAACGCAGGTAATCGATAGCTTCGTGAGTCAAAATCCACCAAGGAGTGCGCATACCCACATCAAATTTAGCAACTCCGCTCATGCCCGGACGCCACCAGTTAAGACGTTCATCTTCTAAACGGCCGCGAACAACAAAAACATTGGCCCCCTTTTCCACTCGGGCCAACGGGACTATTTTTTCGACTTGAACCATATATTTTTGGTCGGGACTACCGACAAACGAAATTTCAGCAGGAGCACCTAACTTAATTTCATCAATATCGCGTTCCTCAACACTAATTTCAACATGCAACCTTTCCAGAGATGCGACAGTCATCAACACTTCCCCCTGACGGACTGGAGCTCCAATGCGCGTTCGCAAATCTCCTTCTGCAACTACTCCGTCAAAAGGAGCTAAGACTTTGGCTTGTTTCAAATAAAATGAAATACGCTCTATTTCCGTAAGGACTTCGTCCTCCATCGCTCTGGCAATACGCATTTCGGCTAGAGATTTAGATGCGCGAGCTTTCTCTCCTTCGTGACGATGCCGGGCCAATTTTGCAACAGCTTCTGACTGGTCCAAAAACAGTTCCCGTGTATCCAGCTCCACCAAAAGATCTCCGATCTTAACCACATCTCCAGGTTCAACAGGAGCGGAGTCAATATAACCATCCACGGGAGCAGTTACATGCAATGAATTATCAGCTTTAAGAATGAACGAACCATCCACCGAATACGGCCAAACTCCCAAAAATAAATATGCTGCTACGACCAGAGCAGTAACTATTGTGACCTTCTTAACCGTACCTTCGGCACCTGTGGCTTTTTGAGCTGATTCGGTAACTTTGCGCCAGATTCTAGAGCCAAGCCACTGATCTTGTTCTTCAAGACGATATAGCCAAAGCGATGTCTGCTCCAAAAGCAATCTTAAACGCCATACTTCATCTTCACTAAAAGAGGTTCCTTCACGTTCACAGGTCATAACCCCGACAACCTTCCCGTTTCTGCGGATTGGAAGTGACAATATATTACCTACACGTCTTACGCTGGCATATGTATCATGGGATCTTACAGCCGTATTACGCTTCCCCTGAACAGGCCAGATTATTTCAGCCTCCTGCCATGCACATTCCTCCATGGCAGATTCTAATTCCCATACAGCTTTGGCATGTTCTTCAAACGATTCAAGATTACTGATGGTTTTAACCTTAACATGTTTCCCACTTGTCCAACCAAGACTGACCTGATCGCACCTGAAAAGAGATGCACAAGAGTTACAAAGGCGCATTGCTGCAAGCTTAAACCTTTCATCGCCGGCAACATCTCCAACAAGCTGAAAGAGCTCGCCCATAAAAACAACATCATTGCGAGCTTGCTTAAACTGACGCGAAATCTGAAAAAATGAAGGGATAGCTGCAACTAAAAGCAGAGTGGAGAACTCCGGCAATGTAGCTACTTCCGGCGGAAGACTAGCCAATAAAACAGGAGCACTTTCCTGAGGTCCGACATCCACTCGCACGGCAACGACAACTTCATTACCGATCCGTCCGGTGGAAATACTATCTCTTAAAGTTGTAGCTGCCAGTGTTGCCAGCCCCTCAGTCATAGGCCAGCCTTTTTCCGGCGGAACCCAGGAATGAGCAACTTTCCAGCATTCTCCGACTGTCCCCACCAACATAGCCTTATCAGCCCTGCAAAGGGCCGCAAACTGGCGAACAAACTGTGACCAGAAAGTTTTTACATCTGTCCCTGAGCGAGTCAGTTCAGAAAGAGAGTCCACGAACTCTCGCAATTCCTGTGTTACTTTTGCCATTTGAAGCCTATGTTTGATTCATTCAATTTATACGATAAACGCCGGGCAACCGTAGTTATACGGTAGCCCGGCTGTATGGAATTAGCTTTCTCAGAAAACAAGTTATTAAGCTTTTTTCTTCTCAAACTCATCTAAAGTTTTAGATAGAACAGCCATGAAACGTTTGGCTGTAGCAGGAGTCATAATAATACGATTGGTAAGGCTTACAAGAACATCTTTCTGAGCATTGTTCCACGCCTGACTTGTACCAAAAAGAAGCATAATTTCATCATTGGTAGTCGCAACGTTTGCTATGTTTGCATATTCACTTTTCATTGTACGGTCATCCCATACAATTTTACCAGTAGCTGCTTCTTCTGGATTTTCAATACCCTGAAGATTTTCTGCCTTGACTTCCTGAGCTTGATCTTTATTTGACATTTTAAATTCCTATAATGAGTTCAAAGTTTGACTGAACTGTTTAAAAACACACTTTGTATATTAAACAGCAAATATTTTATATCACTGTAGACGACTTTACTGCCCGTTACCTGAAGGAGTTTGAATTACAGGGTCCACCTGCGAAACTACACCATCAGGAGTTCCCCCCACGGGTTGTTGTCCCTGTAAAAGAATCTCCCCTTCGGGGGTAAATGCAGGTGCAGCTTCACCGGGCAGTACTATGCCGGGAGAGTCGTCAGGAAATTGCAGCAACCCACCGGCATTGCGGCCTTCAAGTGCTGGCAAGCCGCCAATCCCTAAACCGCTTCTCGGTTCTCCTGTTTGCCTATCAACAGGCCTGAGAGACTGAATAGCTGTTTCAGGATTAAGCAAATCTGCGCCGCCATCACCACCCATTCCGTCAAAAAGACTTCCGATTTGACCTAACCCTCCGGTAGCTGCTCCGCGGCCAATGCCACCGAACAAGCTTCTAGCATTACCTGTGCCGTCTCCAACACCTTCAAATGAAGCATCACCTACAAGACTTCCTCCGGTGCCAAGTCCATAAGCTGCTACATCGCCAACTATGCTGCCTCCGGTAGCAACAGGATTGCTGGTAGAAGGAGTCGTGCCGGGTTGATTGGATTCACCCGACTGGTTTTGACTAGGAACGTTAAAAAGTTCCTGTAGAATCAGCTGCGGAGAACCGTTTCCAAAAATATCGCCAAGCACTGATCCTGGTGCATTAAAATCTCCCAGCGGGTCAAGCCCATCCGGCCCGTTGTCCGGTCCAAAAGGATCATTTCCAAGATCATCTGCAGCAATCCTGTCTGCAATATTTGCCAGCTGTACTGAATCAATTCCAATTCCAGTTCCAGTTCCAGTTCCCACATCTACAGAAGTATCAGGAACAACTACAAGTGGCGGAGGAACAACGAATCCTGTTCTGAAACGGACTACACCTTCACCGGTAATGCCGTGCAAAGGATCAGTTACAGCATCAGGGTCAAAGCTGAAGCTGTCAGCATTGGTAACCATAACAATATCGCCATCCCCATCAACAATGACACCGGGATCAATAATTGTTGCGCCGCCCCTGGCCCAGATGTTGACACCTTCACCGCTAAGTGCGGAAAGGTTATCGACCTCAATATTCAAGGCACTTCCTGCGGTCTTACCTATCATTGCGGTAGCGTCTGCGTACATAGTTTCCGCCACAATGTTGAGACCTGCGCCGATGAAATGTTCAGGGCTGAAATCGGTTGGCAGTTCATCGAAACCATTACTGATTGATCCGTCCTGCGCAGTAAGTCTTACTTCGCCTTCAGTTATCAACGACCCGACACTCATTTCCTTAGCTGAAACATAAGTAATGGTTCCATCACCAGTAATCAACGCGCCACCGATGCCCTGATCCGTTACAGAATCAGGCTGGATACGCATGGCAATGTCACCAGCGGTGGAAGTTACCGTGATGGCATTGGCTGCATCAGCCAGCATATTTCCAGTCTGAACAATGGATGCCCCTGTTAAATCGATATCTCCGTCAGTAGCAGTAAGCAGACCGTCTCCGGTCAGGTAATTGATGCCGCCGGCAGTTATGGAAACAGACTGTCCAGTAACTTCACTTGAAGTGGTTACATCGTCTCCGCTTATAGCAACTGCTCCGGCTGCGGTTACGGCCTGATCGATTACAGCGTTACCAACAGTAGACAATGTTACGCTGCCGCCGCTTGACTGAATGCCTCCGGCAGCAAGACCTAACCCGCCGACTCCAGCGATATTGATATTGCCACCAGCTGCGGCTGTTACAGCTCCATCTACATCAAAAGCATTTGCAACTTCTCCGATATCCACTCCGGCACTAAGGTTGATAACCCCATTAATCGAAGTGACATTTGCTCCTGCGCCTGCAGTATTGTCAAAAATGGTTCCGGTGCGCGATGTTACCAGCGCATTACCTTCAGCAGTTACAGAGGAGACTCTTACGTCAGTCTGCGCGTCCAGCTGAGCTGTTCCGGTTGTAGAAATGATTGTTGCACCGTCTGCCTGCGTAACTCCTCCGGTGGAGGATGAGACACTTACACCAGAATCAGCCTGAACATTTGAGCTTGCGCCCTGAGCAATATTTCCACCAGCCAGCAATGTTGCGGTGCTATCAGCTGCAACCACATCCCCGGTCAGGGTAATGGTTCCGGCAGCCTTAAGAGCTACTGCCCCGGATGTTGATATCAGATTACCTGCCCCGATGGTCAGGTCTGCCATATCAGCAAGGTTGATTCCGCCTGCGGTGGCTGTCCCGGTCAAAGTTCCGGTAATCGCTGTTTCAAGAGCATCGCCGCCCTCAACACCAATTCCGTTTGCCGCATTAAGGATTGCGTTTCCACCGACAACGAGGTTGGCGGCGTCATCGCCATTACCATCCAGAATAGCTCCGCTTGAACTGGTCAAATTCATATTGCCAGCCGACGACATGTTGGTCAGCAGCATGCTTGTCTCAGTTACTGCAACTAGGTTTCCGGAGGTAGCTTCTATGGAAGAACCAGCGGCCATATTAATGGTTCCGGTTCCGGCATCAAGATTTACGCTGCCGCCTTGAATTGATCCGTCAGCAGCTACGTTGATGCCCGGTCCGGTCACACCTACAACTCCGGTGGTGACCACATCGCCCTGAACTTCGACAGCATTGTCAGCAGCGAGAGTAATATTTTTGATGGTATTTACATCACCGACATACAAAGTTCCGTGAACGTCCAGATTAATAAGTCCACCGAAAGTTCCGAAAAGGGTAAAGTCTCCGGATATTTCAAGATCAAAGTCCTTGGAACGACCGATAACCTCTGCGCCCACATTAAGCTCAAGGTCAGTGGTTTCACTTGTGGTTAAAGCTGCGAGCATGTTGGCAGTGAGATCTATGTCCGCGTCTACAGGGCTGAGTTCGCGCAGATCACCGTTTGAAACCACCATGACCATACCGAAAGAACGTCCTGCGTTAATAGAATCAACATAAACATTACCACTCGTGTTGATCAGAGTAATTGCATTGCCCATCTTATCTGTGGTCAGAGCCATAGATTCCACATTCAAAGTAGAACCAGATTCAACAGTGAGGTTGCCCTCCCTAATCTGTGCGTTCTCAACGGTAAGGGTTCCGGAATCCTTGATAGTAAGGTTACCGACGCCAGTGATAGTAGAGTTGAGGTTGTCCACATCTGTGACCAGCTTGGTTTCACCTACAGATACTGTGGTTAAATTGCTGCCCCCGGCAATTGCAGTATCCACATTGGAAATAATAGTTCCGCCGGAGGTCAAGGTTACCCGGCCTTCGATAGGAGTATTCTCGACCTGCTTGATCGTTCTGACCCCGTCAGCCACTTCAATCATGCCGTCAACAACCATATTTCCGCCGGAAGTAAGGTTGATATACTCAGCATAGTTACCGGACACACCGTCTATAGTGTTTGTTCCGGTGGCCAGTGTCCCGGTGGTATTGATATCAATATCTCCGGTGGCCTTGAATGTGGAAGTAGTCAGATTTAGATCAGAATTCGTATCAAGATCAATCTCGCCTGTATTTCCACGAGCTTCAAAGTTAAAATTATCAACCTTACTGCTACCGATGCTGACCCTAATATCACTAGAAGGAGTAATGTGCACCTGAACAGTCAGATCATCCTTATTCGTGGTGGAGGTTACATCGATGAAAGAGCGTTCAAGCACTGAGTATCTTGCTTCTTCAGCTTCGGAAATGGACGCTCCTCCAGTTGTATAATAAGAGCCTGTACCATCAAGGTTGGAAGTCATAACGGTCCGCAGCTCCACTGCTGCACCCGGTGTATCAGGTGAGTACATGGCAGTCTGCGCGTAGCGTCCGCCAACAACAGCGCGTACCAGCTTACCCTCAGGAGTTTCCAGAACTTCATTACCACCGGCATCATGATAAACAACGTAGCCGAAGGTAGTGTCACGAATAAAGATTTTCTGTGAATTATCGGCCTGTGCAGTGATCTTCAGGTTATCCACATTGGAACCGTCAGAAGAAGTAATATTTCCGCTTACAAGCACATCACGGCTGGAGATAAGTTCCAGTGTGCCGCCGCCGAAAACGAGATCATTTTCAAGCTTAATGGTTTCACGGGACTCTAAAGTGATGTTGTCCGCTGCATAGGTTGACGTAGTGGGCAGAATGAACTCAGTACCCGAACGCAAGATGAGGTCATCCTCAGCGTCCACGTTTACTTCAAGGTCCAGCTTCTTGGCTGCGTCAAGCTCTACACCTGAACCGCCCCAGACTCCGCCGGCACCGAAAGTATCACGGATAACCACACTGTCAGCGGTTGAGCGCAGGGTCAGCTTGGAGTCAGCA
This DNA window, taken from Maridesulfovibrio frigidus DSM 17176, encodes the following:
- a CDS encoding efflux RND transporter periplasmic adaptor subunit, translating into MAKVTQELREFVDSLSELTRSGTDVKTFWSQFVRQFAALCRADKAMLVGTVGECWKVAHSWVPPEKGWPMTEGLATLAATTLRDSISTGRIGNEVVVAVRVDVGPQESAPVLLASLPPEVATLPEFSTLLLVAAIPSFFQISRQFKQARNDVVFMGELFQLVGDVAGDERFKLAAMRLCNSCASLFRCDQVSLGWTSGKHVKVKTISNLESFEEHAKAVWELESAMEECAWQEAEIIWPVQGKRNTAVRSHDTYASVRRVGNILSLPIRRNGKVVGVMTCEREGTSFSEDEVWRLRLLLEQTSLWLYRLEEQDQWLGSRIWRKVTESAQKATGAEGTVKKVTIVTALVVAAYLFLGVWPYSVDGSFILKADNSLHVTAPVDGYIDSAPVEPGDVVKIGDLLVELDTRELFLDQSEAVAKLARHRHEGEKARASKSLAEMRIARAMEDEVLTEIERISFYLKQAKVLAPFDGVVAEGDLRTRIGAPVRQGEVLMTVASLERLHVEISVEERDIDEIKLGAPAEISFVGSPDQKYMVQVEKIVPLARVEKGANVFVVRGRLEDERLNWWRPGMSGVAKFDVGMRTPWWILTHEAIDYLRLQFWI
- a CDS encoding DUF3467 domain-containing protein, which translates into the protein MSNKDQAQEVKAENLQGIENPEEAATGKIVWDDRTMKSEYANIANVATTNDEIMLLFGTSQAWNNAQKDVLVSLTNRIIMTPATAKRFMAVLSKTLDEFEKKKA